Part of the Crossiella cryophila genome, CGCGGTCTGCCCGAGGACGGCCGCCTGCGCCGGGTGCCCGGCCTGCGCCGCGAGGAACTGGCCCAGCTCGCGGGCGTGAGCGTGGACTACCTGGTCCGGCTGGAACAGGGCCGCACCCGCAACGTCTCCCGCGCCGTGCTGGACGCCCTGGCCAGGGCACTGGACCTGCGCCCTGACGAGCACGCCTACCTGCTGCGCATCGCCGAAGGGGTGCACGCGCCCGGAATCCGCGCCGCCACCGCGTCGGTCCGCCCGCAGACCCAGCAGATCCTCGACAGCATGCAGGGCCTGCCCGCCCTGGTACTGGGCAGGCGGATGGAGGTGCTGGCCTGGAACGCCCTGGCCGCCGCGCTCTACCTCGACTTCGCCCGGCTGCCACCGGCCCAGCGCAACCTGCTCCGGCTGACCTTCCTGGACCCGGAGATCCGCCCTCGGCTGCGGAACTGGGACGAGGTCGTCCGCGACTGCGTGGCCTACCTGCGCGAAGACGCCTCCCGGTACCCCGACGACGCCAAACTGGCCGCACTGGTCGGCGAACTGTCGCTGAAGGACCCGGATTTCCGCCGCTGGTGGGCAGATCACCGGGTGCGCGCGCAGATGCACGGCCGCAAGACCCTGGAGCACCCGATCGCCGGCCCGCTGACGCTGCACTACCAGGCACTGGACCTGCGGGACAGCACGGACCAGAAACTCATCGTCTACACCGCCGAACCCGGCTCCCGCTCCGCCGAGGCCCTGCGCTTCCTGGCCAACTGGGCAACGGATTCAGCCCTGAGCGAGATCCCGGTGCACGAGCGGCCTGGCTGACCACCGCGCTGGCAGCATCGGTCCCATGCCCCGCGCAATCCTGCCCACCGGCATCGAGCTGGCCTACGAGACCCACGGCGCCGCGACCGATCCGGCCCTGCTGCTGATCGCGGGCCAGCTGGCCCAGCTGACCGCCTGGGACGACCGGCTGGTCGAACTGCTCGCGGCACAGGGCTTCTTCGTCATCCGCTTCGACAACCGTGACGTCGGCCTGTCCAGCGGAGTCCCCGATTCACCCGCCCCGGACTTCCCGGCGATCGTGGCCGGCGACCACCGCACCGTCCCGTACTCCCTCGACGAGATGGCGACCGACGCGGTCGGCCTGCTGGATCACCTTGGCATCAACGCCGCGCACCTGCTCGGCGCCTCGATGGGCGGCATGATCGCCCAGCTGATCGCGATCAACCACCCCGGCCGCGCGCTCAGCCTGTGCTCGATCATGTCCAGCACCGGCGACCGCACCGTGGGCCAGAGCCACCCGGACACGGCCGCGTTCCTGCAACGCCCCAGCCCCAGCACCCGCGCGGA contains:
- a CDS encoding helix-turn-helix domain-containing protein; protein product: MDRTPSAGAALGEYLRACRSRVDPVARGLPEDGRLRRVPGLRREELAQLAGVSVDYLVRLEQGRTRNVSRAVLDALARALDLRPDEHAYLLRIAEGVHAPGIRAATASVRPQTQQILDSMQGLPALVLGRRMEVLAWNALAAALYLDFARLPPAQRNLLRLTFLDPEIRPRLRNWDEVVRDCVAYLREDASRYPDDAKLAALVGELSLKDPDFRRWWADHRVRAQMHGRKTLEHPIAGPLTLHYQALDLRDSTDQKLIVYTAEPGSRSAEALRFLANWATDSALSEIPVHERPG
- a CDS encoding alpha/beta fold hydrolase; this encodes MPRAILPTGIELAYETHGAATDPALLLIAGQLAQLTAWDDRLVELLAAQGFFVIRFDNRDVGLSSGVPDSPAPDFPAIVAGDHRTVPYSLDEMATDAVGLLDHLGINAAHLLGASMGGMIAQLIAINHPGRALSLCSIMSSTGDRTVGQSHPDTAAFLQRPSPSTRADIIEHGAQAGLAISSTRLGVTEADMRAVSAAAYDRAYRPADGARQLAAIWSAPPRTEALAGIDIPTLVIHGVDDPLIDVSGGKATAAAIPGATLTLIPDLRHDLPRPIWPRLVEEVTQNTRR